cacattataatgattattgatttgcaaaaaatattttttgggaccaattaggtgaagttgcataatttcccacggcacaccagacaatatctcacggaacACTAgtatgccgcggcacagtggttgaaaatcactgctttaACTAATGACGTCgacgggccatagtttggacacccctgccttagatgcATCAAAATGCTGTGTTCTTTGTCATTTTTAACAGTATTTAAGTGGGCATCCTACAGTAGGTCATCCTCTATACCAGGCCCCTTTTCTCCACTCTGCTCTTttacaactacaaaccccgtttccatatgagttgggaaattgtgttagatgtaaatataaacggaatacaatgatttgcaaatccttctcaacccatattcaattgaatgcactacaaagacaagatatttgatgttcaaactcataaactttatttattttttttgcaaataataattaacttagaatttcatggctgcaacacgtgccaaagtagttgggaaagggcatgttcaccactgtgttacatggcctttccttttaacaacactcagtaaacgtttgggaactgaggagacacattttttaagcttctcaggtggaattctttcccattcttgcttgatgtacagcttaagttgttcaacagtccggggtctccgttgtggtattttaggcttcataatgcaccacacattttcaatgggagacaggtctggactacaggcaggccactctattatccgcactcttttactgtgaagccacgttgatgtaacacgtggcttggcattgtcttgctgaaataagcaggggcgtctatggtaatgttgcttggatgacaacatttgttgctccaaaacctgtatgtacctttcagcattaatggcgccttctcaaatgtgtaagttacccatgtcttgggcactaatacacccccataccatcacagatgctggcttttcaactttgcacctataacaatccggttggttcttttcctctttggtccggacgacacgacgtccagtttccaaaaacaatttgaaatgtggactcgtcagaccacagaacacttttccactttgtatcagtccatcttagatgagctcaggcccaacgaagccggcggcgtttctgggtgttgttggtaaacggttttcaccttgcataggagagttttaacttgcactcacagatgtagcgaccaactgtagttactgacagtgggtttctgaagtgttcctgagcccatgtggtgatatcctttacacactgatgtcgcttgttgatgcagtacagcctgagggatcgaaggtcacgggcttagctgcttacgtgcagtgatttctccagattctctgaaccctttgatgatattacggaccgtagatggtgaaatccctaaattccttgcaatagcacgttgagaaagttttttttttaaactgttcaacaatttgctcacccatttgttgacaaagtagtgaccctcgccccatccttgtttgtgaatgactgagcatttcatggaatctacttttatacccaatcatggcacccacctgttcccaatttgcctgttcacctgtgggatgttccaattaagtgtttgatgagcattcctcaactttatcagtctttattgccacctttcccaacttctttgtcacgtgttgctggcatcaaattttaaagttaatgattatttgcaaaaaaaaaaaatgtttatcagtttgaacatcaaatatgttgtctttgtagcatattcaactgaatatgggttgaaaatgatttgcaaatcattgtattccgtttatatttacatctaacacaatttcccaactcatatggaaacggggtttgtattttagtcTGCAGCGGTCAAGCCAACAACTTTACACACTCAACAGTTCTCATAAATAGTCCACTAAACTTCTTATAGCAAactatacaaatatttttttactgtacgtttccatttcttgttttttttaccttaaggGTCCCGGGAAGGCTGGCACACACTGTGCCCTGGACTGTGGTTCTGGTATCGGCCGTGTGACCAAGGGTGTCCTCCTTCCTGTCTTTGAGAAAATGGAGATGGCGGACATGATGGAGCAGTTCCTCCTCCACGCACACGAGGAGTACCTTGGCGATGACGCAGACCGCATTGAAACCTACTACTGCTACAACCTGCAGGAATTCACTCCTCCGAAAAAGAAGTATGATGTCATCTGGATTCAGTGGGTGGCATGTAAGTACTGTGTGATTAACAGCCATATAAGTACTTTATGTAACTACTGTGTGATTAACATTTATGTAAGTACTGTGTGATTATCATCTATGTGTGTACTGTATGATTAACATTCATGTAAGTACTTTGTATTTAACATCTATGTAAGTACTGTATGATTAACGTCTATATAGTACAGTATGACTAGCATATATGCAAGGAGgccacaatacaaataaaaaaaaggaggccacaatacaaaataaaagccaataaggcaacaatacaaaataaaaaccaaGAAGATGACAATACAAAATGAAATCTAATAAGTCaacaatactcaataaaaaaacaataaggaaacaatacaaaataaaagcctaggcggaaacaattcaaaataaaagccaaaGAGGCAACGATATAAAATAAAAGCCAAGGAGGTAACGATATAAAATAAAAGCCAAGGAGGTAACAATACAAAACACATCCATTAAGGCAACAATACAAAATACAAGCCAAGGAGgcaacaatacaaaataatagcCAATAAggtaacaatacaaaataaaatccattaaggcaacaatacaaaaaaaaatcaataaggcaacaatacaaaataaaagccaGGGAGgccacaatacaaaataaaagcaaaggaggccacaatacaaaataaaagccaATAAGGcatcaatacaaaataaaaaccaagaaaataacaatacaaaataaaatccaataaggcaacaatactcaataaaaaacaataaggaaacaatacaaaaaaaaacaaggcagaaacaataaaaaatgaaaGCTAAAgtggaaacaatacaaaataaaacccaataaggaaacaatacaaaatgaaaACCAATAAGGcatcaatacaaaataaaaaccaagaaaataacaatacaaaataaaatccaataaggcaacaatactcaataaaaaacaataaggaaaccatacaaaataaaagccaaggcagaaacaataaaaaattaaagctaaagtggaaacaatacaaaataaaatccaataaggaaacaatacaaaatgaaaACCAATAAGGcatcaatacaaaataaaaaccaagaaaataacaatacaaaataaaatccaataaggcaacaatactcaataaaaaacaataaggaaaccatacaaaataaaagccaaggcagaaacaataaaaaattaaagctaaagtggaaacaatacaaaataaaatccaataaggaaacaatacaaaataaaaaccaaTAAgacaacaatacaaaataaaatccaataaggaaacaatacaaaataaaaaccaaTAAggcaacaatacaaaataaaaactaatGGGGAAACAgtacaaaataaaaactaatacggtaacaatacaaaataaaagcctaAGTGGAAACAATACACAATAAATTCCAATAAGGaaacaatacaaattaaaatccAATCAGGAAACATACAAAATAAATTCCAATaaggaaacaatacaaaataaaaactaatagggtaccaatacaaaataaaagcctgggtggaaacaatacaaaataaattccAATAAGGaaacaatacaaattaaaatccAATAAGGAAACAGTACAAAATAAATTCCAATAAGGAAACAATATAAATTAAAATCCAATAAGGAAACAgtacaaaataaaaactaatagggtaacaatacaaaataaaagcctggatggaaacaatacaaaataaattccAATAAGGaaacaatacaaattaaaatccAATAAggtaacaatacaaaataaattccaataaagaaacaatacaaaataaaatccgataaggaaacaatacaaaataaaatccgataaggaaacaatacaaaataaaaactaatagggaaataaaacaaaataaaagccaataaggaaacaatacaaaataaaatcaatcaaggtaacaatacaaaataaaagccaaggtggaaacaatacaaaataaaaataaaaacagtaaggaagcaatacaaaataaaagccaATAAGGACACAATATGTTTAGGTGAATACAAAACACTGAGTTTGACTACATTTCAGTTGATCATTTCTTTTCTTGGTTTCCATCAAGGCCACCTGACCGACAAAGACCTGATGAACTTCCTCATCCGCTGCAAGAAGAGTTTGCGTTTGAACGGCGTGATCATACTGAAAGACAACATGGCGCGACAAGGCTGCAAGCTGGACCCCATAGACAGCAGCATCAGTCGCCACCTGGACATCATGAAGAGCATCATTCACAAGGCCGGCCTGGACATCCTGGCTGTGGAGAAGCAGGAGGGCCTGCCTGAGATCATCATGCCTGTTTGGATGATCGCCATGAAATAGAATCCTGAAAACTCTTCATCTGTTCCGTCCGAAACGTATTCAGCAAGGAGATTCACCAAGGGATGCCACAAGGCTCCGTGCTTGATCCACGACTCATCAcaattgacacaagtcatgtcGAAACTTCTTCCAACATTACTGCATGCTTTATTTAGTaagcaaatgaaaaaaaatagagATTGAAGAGGTAAATATTCAGTGGAAATCTTCAGTTTTTAGGAAGAAGTACTcttgtttttttatattcaaaTGATGTTGAAATGATACCCAACGTGTTTTGCAACTTATTTGTGTTCAGATGATTTCCTCCATCTTTCAACCAGCTGTGTCTCCTCCACATGTTTGcaatcaaacaaaaacaagacaCAAATGTGTCAAACAGCACAgcgaacactgcaaaaagtcagtgttcaaaaacaagaaaaaaaaagaagctaaaattaggggtattttatttgaactaagcaaaattatcggccaaacagacctgggcaaatcaaGGCTTGGGGTTAaaagttaagcttttcaatctggcccgccggacattcccaaatattttttctagatctttaagatggaaagtgtagctgccattatgatgtgcagtgatgttttctaattacaataaaggcctactgaaatgcgattttcttatctaaacggggatagcaggtccattctatgtgtcatacttgatcatttcgcgatattgccatatttttgctgaaaggatttagtagagaacatcaacgataaagttcccaacttttggtcgctgataaaaaagccttgcctgtaccggaagtagcagacgatatgcgcgtgatgtcacaggttgtggagctcctcacatccgcacattgtttacaatcatggccaccagcagccagagcgattcagaccgagaaagcgacgatttccccattaatttgagcgaggatgaaagatttgtggatgaggaaagtgagagtgaaggactagagggcagtgggagcgattcagatagggaagatgctgtgagaggcgggtgggacctgatattcagctgggaatgactaaaacagtaaataaacacaagacatatatatactctattagccacaacacaaccaggcttatatttaatatgccacaaattaatcccgcataacaaacacctcctccctcccgtccatataacccgccaatacaattcaaacacctgcacaacacactcaatcccacagcccaaagtaccgttcacctccccaaagttcatatagcacatatatttccccaaagttacgtacgtgacatgcacatagcggcacgcacgtacgggcaagcgatcaaatgtttggaagccgcagctgcatgcgtactcacggtaccgcgtctgcgcatccaactcaaagtcctcctggtaagagtctctgttgtcccagttctccacaggccaatggtaaagcttgactgtcatctttcgggaatgtaaacaatgaaacaccggccgtgtttgtgttgctgaagtcggccgcaatacaccgcttcccacctacagctttcttctttgctgtctccattgttcattgaacaaattgcaaaagattcaccaacacagatgtccaggatactgtggaattttgcgatgaaaacagacgacttaatagctggccaccatgctgtcccaaaatgtcctctataatccgtgacgtcacacgcagacgtcatcataccgagacgttttcagcaagatatttcgcgcaaaatttaaaattgcactttagtaagctaacccggccgtattggcatgtgttgcaatgttaagatttcatcattgatatataaactatcagactgcgtggtcggtagtagtgggtttcaataggcctttaagtcttgaactatacaaagtatttcgatggttggaatctgcccttttgcatgatattttagcgactaatgttgtcctgataccaatattattttgatacttttcggtacttttctaaacaaaggggatcagaagaaattgcattattggctttatcttaacaagaaatcttagggtgtggcggactggtacttttcaaaggcggtatggtaccgaatatgattcattagtatcgcggtactatactaatacccgtatagcgtacaaccctactagttactgtggtaatctaagtcacagcaggtcagacgaggtaccaagcagtgtgggtggggagcatttccacagagggtttccagagcggccagcctgaaatgcgggtgtcagggacagacgcggaaggagatttttacaacaaagttctaaagcttagtgatgtatcagacatatcagattgtagatgttttttgtttttttttacccttcacgttcatattccgctgtgtttgttgcatttggcttgattgtaaaatatgtcgattgagagggggtgtgacgttcatatattgtcaatattcagggttttatccttcatagaaaaatttaaaattccattccgtttttaaggcagtctgtcataacatttttaccattcaatcatactttattgtgaggttttgtattagttttcctaaaaaaaatagatataccggcccccaaacacatttttttctctaaatttggtccctgagtcaaaataattgcccaggcctgtgccaatagaacaagaaaattcgacttgtcaagactttccaaaacaagtaaaattagctaacctcaatgaacccaaaaaataccttaaaataagtatattctcactaataacaagtgcacttttcttgttagaaaaaaaagagacctttttgctcaatatgttgaaaaatattcttaaaataagtaaatgctagtgccattatcttgacataatgatatgcgctcggcatcatgatttttttttttcatgcttgaagtaagaaaataATTACTGGTACTttacaaaaatagttttatacttgtgagtgttgatgacacagctttgcaacagttgatattctagtttcaagcatgttttacttaatttagatcataaaatctcagcaacaagctgtaatatcttactgagatcatttaggaccaaaacccttaaaacaagtaaaacattctaacataaaatctgctgagtgagaagaattattttatcagacacaaaataagcaaatattacccttatttgagatattcaatcttacttagatttctgtgaagaacatatatcagaatacatatttaatgaccacacaccatacaccccccctacacatttctattacatataagatgtccggggctATTAGAAGTGTAAGTactactgcacacacacacacacacacacacacacacacacacacacacacacacacacacacacacacacacacacacacacacacacacacacacacacacacacacagcaggcctagacaggaggaggacagagtgtcggtacacagaacatcagagggtcaaatgtgcgagaaaatgagagcagacagtgttgacaaacaatgttgcaaccttgtgtgggaaccataggtgcagaaacacaaaagaagaatccctgtgggatgcaaaaactggcagagaaattttccgtgcaacgttcatattgttgttactcagccagcgtttgtgggtctgatggacccgttgcattttgtggcttttaatgcctcacaatcaaacacttttatgttaaaatactgaacagatgtttattgggataaggtaaacatctgttcagtattttaacataaaagtgtttgattgtgaggcatcaaaagccacaaaatgcaacgggtccatcagacccacaaacgctggctgagtaacaacaatatgaacattacacaaggcttAAAAGTATGTTTCCGCTCTGAGATTcagagggagagcgttccagagtttAGGGCTTGCTAGCGCAAAAGCCCTGTATCTCCTCTAGTCTTCAGTCTCGACCTTGGGCATTCTAAAAAAGCACTTGTCATATGACCTTGGAGCTCTGACCGGGGTATGGAGAATAAGTATAGGTCAGATATATATGGTGGAGCCAGCCCATGGAgaagtttaaaaacaaataataaaatctTGAAATGAATTGTAAAAACaacgtctacacaagaaacaaacatacgttTTGATTGGACAATTTACGCGTGTGTTGGAGCGTCACTGAGAAACaatttgattggccaaaatgaCGCTGACGAGCCAGATTAGGCGGGGAAGTTGcgggcattggacaaagttgtgaggGTCACAGGGTTCGATTGAATCTGCTTCAATTGCAACATCGCAAAGTTCTGCGGAGAGACTGAAATATAGCTTTGCAAATCCTATCAATGTGAAAATGTTATTGTAATGTAAATGTGAATaaattcatttgaaaaaaaatgggcCCACGTGTTGTAGTTTTCCCACCCGTGCCTCAAATcttgttttgtgtgttttccttccattcttttgttttttaaacaaccTCAGCTGacgtctgtcaagacttggtcctgggtgtttgcttttccggaatgcaacggaaagttggctcgggcgagacgggaatgtgagtacatgatttatttaatacatcaaaaaaaaagtacaaacgaaaagcgcgcacagtggcggagaacaaactatgaaaccaaaagactatagcattaataaacaaaaacttacttggcttggacaaaagtagcagcatgaaggatggacatgaaaacaagtgtcagaaatgtacagagcataaatgtgagatgtcaccagaaagacaaactgaaaacaatgaacttaaatactacagacatgattaacaaaaacaggtgcgtgactcaaaacgtgaaacaggtgcgtgacgtgacaggtgaaaactaatgggttgctatggtgacaaacaagagtgcacaatgagtccaaacgcggaacaggtgaaactaatgggtaatcatggaaacaagacaagggagtgaaaagccagaaactaaagagtccaataactaaacaaaacatgactaaaacaaaacatgattacacagacatgacaacttcaTGATATTAATTTTGAATCAATTGTGGATTTTTACTCTTATTATCAAAGTAAGATGTGAACAAATAACTGTGAAATATGCCACTGTAAGCAATTTAAACTGAGATTTTtatatacttaccgtatttttcggaccataaagcgcaccggattataaggcgcactgccgatgagcgggtctatttacatacaaaagtcgcaccggattataagacacattaaaggggtcatacgacttttttctaaattgaaaacacttctttgtgccgtgtgatggtggttctttcgtcaaaatgttgcatggattatgtttttagAGACCCTCTTCAAGTTgctttttgacagtcgcttcagtatgtgtcgttttgtgggcggtcttattcacgtagggttaggatatatatatatatatatatatatatataaatatatatatagatatatatatatatatatatatatatatatatatatatatatatatatacatacatacatatatatatacatttatat
This is a stretch of genomic DNA from Nerophis lumbriciformis linkage group LG14, RoL_Nlum_v2.1, whole genome shotgun sequence. It encodes these proteins:
- the ntmt2 gene encoding N-terminal Xaa-Pro-Lys N-methyltransferase 2; amino-acid sequence: MENPLEGGNDSSSPNFEHKGAHQAFKDRWKKTDDSMCRHSMSFHLHHTMRTDFFASYLYLLEKIPLVKLFPVTCEYIQGEKQFYYRSQQFYEDVPASEEGMMGDFVGISNVDLEGSRQFLKKFVGPGKAGTHCALDCGSGIGRVTKGVLLPVFEKMEMADMMEQFLLHAHEEYLGDDADRIETYYCYNLQEFTPPKKKYDVIWIQWVACHLTDKDLMNFLIRCKKSLRLNGVIILKDNMARQGCKLDPIDSSISRHLDIMKSIIHKAGLDILAVEKQEGLPEIIMPVWMIAMK